In Archangium violaceum, the following are encoded in one genomic region:
- a CDS encoding Uma2 family endonuclease yields the protein MNPRRPPENGSTERNAPSVEAAFQAVPPEMVAEILDGELHVSPRPARPHANVASNLGGILLAPFKFGRGGPGGWVIIDEPELHLGPRPDKVVPDLSGWRRERLPHAVGGDDAPAHYALAPDWVCEVLSARTRNRDKGPKMRIYAREGVRHVWHVDPLARTLDIFRLVEGQWLVAQSFTGDEKVRAEPFEAIELELALVWSG from the coding sequence ATGAACCCCCGTCGCCCCCCAGAGAATGGGTCCACCGAGCGCAACGCCCCGTCCGTCGAGGCGGCCTTCCAGGCGGTCCCGCCGGAGATGGTGGCGGAGATCCTCGACGGTGAGCTGCACGTCAGCCCTCGCCCGGCCCGCCCACACGCCAACGTGGCGTCGAACCTGGGCGGCATCCTCCTGGCTCCCTTCAAGTTCGGCAGGGGAGGTCCGGGAGGGTGGGTCATCATCGATGAACCCGAGCTCCATCTCGGTCCCCGCCCGGACAAAGTGGTGCCGGATCTCTCCGGGTGGCGGCGCGAGCGCCTGCCTCATGCGGTCGGAGGGGATGATGCCCCGGCGCATTATGCTCTCGCCCCGGATTGGGTCTGCGAGGTCCTCTCCGCGCGCACGCGGAACAGGGACAAGGGTCCGAAGATGCGCATCTACGCCCGCGAAGGGGTGCGGCACGTGTGGCACGTGGACCCGCTCGCGCGCACGCTCGACATCTTCCGGCTCGTGGAGGGCCAGTGGCTCGTCGCCCAGTCCTTCACGGGCGACGAGAAGGTTCGGGCTGAACCGTTCGAGGCCATCGAGCTCGAGCTGGCGCTCGTCTGGTCCGGGTGA
- a CDS encoding GH92 family glycosyl hydrolase codes for MGLSVLLPLWTGTALALPSDFVNTLRGSNSSGGYSRGNTFPATAVPFGFNFWTPMTDANSKSWIYDFNRSAIQAFTISHMPSPWMSDRQTFQVMPQSGSVTVDRATRGAAFSHANETARAHSYSVKFNNGIQTEIAPTDHAASWRFTFPGTSSYLLFDTVDGVNGSITLDKANGVVSGYTDHATGWGPAPRMYFYAKFSKAIAESANVTGQRAVTSWVRFSTTAGEKVTMSIATSFISVAQAQSNLSQEIGTKSFDTVKQEAQDAWNALLGKIEVEGATDDQKTILYSNMYRSFLYPNSAWENVNGTPTYASPYASGHPLKTGKVYVNNGFWDTYRTTWPLYALLIPTRTGEMLDGFVNGYKDGGWVTRWSAPGYANIMVGTNSDVIFADAYLKGVRNFDVSAAYDSMLRNAMSYSSDPARGRKGMNRSIFLGYTPQDVVGESTSWSLEGYLNDFGIAQLAQALGRTEDAQYFLNRSLNYVNIFSSSVGFFRGKNSNGSWRTSDADFKANRWGCEYTEGNAWHYSVLAPQDGQGLANLYFGKSGLANKLDALFAAPRDYDVGCYGGVIHEMVEAYDVNMGQYAHSNQPVHHTLYMYSYAGTPWRIQQRVRDVINTGYQSGLGNGYGYLGDEDNGEMSAWYLFSAMGFYPVSMGRPEYAIGAPYFTKMTVHLENGKDLVINAPNVSNTNRYIQSVALNGQAYTRNYLPHSALVNGAILDFNMGSAATVWGSGSADVPVSITTGTAVPQPLADVAKGGTISASGDNAASGEGTAQGFDDNSLTKWLAFQSTPWIRYQLTGGAKTVKMYTLTSANDFPGRDPKAWTLQASNDGTTWVTLDTRTGQDFPWRYQTRAFTINNATAYSQYRLQINETHGDSITQLAEIELLGK; via the coding sequence TTGGGCCTGAGCGTCCTGTTGCCGTTGTGGACGGGCACCGCGCTGGCGCTTCCCTCCGACTTCGTGAACACGCTGCGAGGGAGCAACTCCAGCGGCGGCTACTCCCGAGGCAACACGTTCCCGGCGACGGCGGTCCCCTTCGGCTTCAACTTCTGGACGCCGATGACCGATGCGAATTCGAAGAGCTGGATCTACGACTTCAACCGGAGCGCGATCCAGGCCTTCACCATCAGCCACATGCCCAGCCCCTGGATGAGCGACCGCCAGACGTTCCAGGTCATGCCCCAGTCCGGCTCGGTGACCGTGGACCGCGCGACCCGTGGCGCGGCCTTCAGCCACGCGAACGAGACCGCCAGGGCTCACTCCTACAGCGTGAAGTTCAACAACGGCATCCAGACGGAGATCGCTCCGACGGACCATGCCGCGTCCTGGCGGTTCACCTTTCCGGGCACCAGCTCCTACCTGCTGTTCGACACCGTCGATGGCGTGAACGGCTCCATCACCCTCGACAAGGCCAATGGTGTCGTCTCCGGCTACACCGACCATGCGACGGGCTGGGGACCGGCGCCCCGCATGTACTTCTACGCGAAGTTCAGCAAGGCGATCGCCGAGTCGGCGAACGTGACGGGACAGCGCGCCGTCACCTCCTGGGTCCGCTTCAGCACCACCGCGGGCGAGAAGGTCACCATGTCGATCGCCACGTCCTTCATCAGCGTGGCCCAGGCGCAATCCAACCTGTCCCAGGAGATCGGCACGAAGAGCTTCGACACCGTCAAGCAGGAGGCCCAGGACGCCTGGAACGCCCTGCTGGGCAAGATCGAGGTGGAGGGCGCCACGGACGATCAGAAGACGATCCTCTACTCGAACATGTACCGGTCGTTCCTGTACCCCAACTCCGCCTGGGAGAACGTCAACGGCACGCCCACCTACGCCTCCCCGTACGCCAGTGGCCACCCGCTGAAGACCGGCAAGGTCTACGTCAACAACGGGTTCTGGGACACGTACAGGACCACCTGGCCGCTCTATGCGCTGCTGATCCCCACACGGACCGGCGAGATGCTCGACGGGTTCGTCAACGGCTACAAGGACGGAGGCTGGGTCACCCGCTGGTCCGCTCCGGGCTACGCCAACATCATGGTCGGCACCAACTCGGACGTGATCTTCGCCGATGCCTACCTCAAGGGCGTCCGCAACTTCGACGTCTCCGCGGCTTATGACTCGATGCTGCGAAACGCGATGTCCTACAGCAGTGATCCGGCCCGGGGCCGCAAGGGCATGAATCGCTCCATCTTCCTGGGCTACACGCCGCAGGACGTCGTGGGGGAGTCCACCTCCTGGTCCCTCGAGGGCTACCTCAACGACTTCGGCATCGCCCAGCTCGCCCAGGCCCTGGGCAGGACCGAGGACGCCCAGTACTTCCTCAACCGCTCCCTGAACTACGTCAACATCTTCTCGTCCTCCGTCGGGTTCTTCCGCGGCAAGAACTCGAACGGCTCGTGGCGGACGTCGGATGCGGACTTCAAGGCCAACCGCTGGGGCTGCGAGTACACCGAGGGCAATGCCTGGCATTACAGCGTGCTCGCTCCCCAGGACGGGCAGGGGCTCGCCAACCTCTACTTCGGCAAGAGCGGACTGGCCAACAAGCTCGATGCCCTGTTCGCCGCTCCCCGGGATTACGACGTGGGCTGCTACGGCGGCGTCATCCACGAGATGGTCGAGGCCTATGACGTGAACATGGGTCAGTACGCCCACTCCAACCAGCCCGTGCACCACACGCTGTACATGTACAGCTATGCCGGCACGCCGTGGCGCATCCAGCAGCGCGTCCGCGACGTCATCAACACCGGCTACCAGTCCGGTCTCGGCAACGGCTACGGCTACCTGGGCGACGAGGACAACGGCGAGATGTCCGCGTGGTACCTCTTCAGCGCCATGGGCTTCTATCCCGTCAGCATGGGACGGCCCGAGTACGCGATCGGCGCGCCGTACTTCACGAAGATGACCGTCCACCTGGAGAACGGGAAGGACCTCGTCATCAACGCCCCCAACGTCAGCAACACGAACCGGTACATCCAGAGCGTGGCCCTGAACGGGCAGGCCTATACCCGCAACTACCTGCCGCACTCGGCCCTCGTGAATGGCGCCATCCTGGACTTCAACATGGGCTCGGCCGCGACGGTCTGGGGCTCGGGCAGCGCGGACGTGCCCGTCTCCATCACCACGGGCACCGCCGTCCCGCAGCCGCTGGCCGATGTCGCCAAGGGCGGGACGATCTCCGCCAGCGGTGACAACGCGGCGAGCGGCGAGGGCACCGCGCAGGGCTTCGACGACAACTCGCTCACGAAGTGGCTCGCCTTCCAGAGCACCCCGTGGATCCGCTACCAGCTCACCGGTGGGGCGAAGACGGTCAAGATGTACACGCTGACGTCCGCCAATGACTTCCCCGGGCGCGATCCGAAGGCGTGGACCCTCCAGGCCTCCAACGATGGGACCACCTGGGTGACGCTGGATACCCGCACCGGGCAGGACTTCCCCTGGCGCTACCAGACGCGGGCGTTCACCATCAACAACGCCACGGCCTACAGCCAGTACCGGCTGCAGATCAACGAGACCCACGGCGATTCGATCACCCAGCTGGCGGAGATCGAGCTGCTCGGGAAATAA